A single Planctomycetota bacterium DNA region contains:
- a CDS encoding aldolase/citrate lyase family protein, with translation MRENRTKRLLREGKVAIGGWVVSEDPTTTEIMADVGFDFVVVDTEHAPQTATGIQAHMMALKDTAATGVVRVLWNDFVRVKQVLDVGAEGIVFPWVNNVEQARAAVASTRYPPRGNRGWGPRRAIRFATDQNDYFRHAEENILVLCQIETQEALDNAEAIARVDGVDALMIGPADFSINLGVPLDWECEKFMAGVRRVRQAADVAGKAFGVITSGAPYARRWLAEGARVIIAGADGAFLKMMAQATLGEIRQALRP, from the coding sequence ATGCGTGAGAATCGCACGAAGCGCCTGTTGCGAGAGGGCAAGGTGGCCATTGGCGGCTGGGTGGTGTCGGAGGACCCCACGACGACGGAGATCATGGCCGACGTGGGGTTCGACTTCGTGGTGGTAGACACCGAGCACGCGCCCCAGACAGCCACGGGCATCCAGGCGCACATGATGGCGCTCAAGGACACCGCGGCCACGGGCGTCGTCCGCGTGCTCTGGAACGACTTCGTCCGCGTGAAGCAGGTGCTCGACGTTGGTGCCGAGGGGATCGTCTTCCCCTGGGTCAACAACGTCGAGCAGGCCCGGGCCGCCGTCGCTTCCACCCGCTACCCGCCGCGGGGCAATCGCGGCTGGGGGCCGCGCCGCGCCATCCGCTTCGCCACCGACCAGAACGACTACTTCCGCCACGCAGAGGAAAATATCCTGGTCCTGTGCCAGATCGAGACGCAGGAGGCCCTCGACAACGCGGAAGCGATTGCCCGCGTGGACGGCGTGGACGCCTTGATGATCGGCCCGGCCGACTTCAGCATCAACCTGGGCGTGCCGCTCGACTGGGAGTGTGAGAAGTTCATGGCAGGCGTTCGCCGCGTGCGACAGGCGGCGGATGTGGCGGGCAAGGCATTCGGCGTCATCACCTCGGGCGCGCCCTACGCCAGGCGTTGGCTGGCCGAAGGTGCGCGCGTGATCATCGCGGGCGCGGACGGGGCGTTCCTGAAGATGATGGCGCAGGCGACGCTCGGCGAGATACGCCAGGCGCTCAGGCCCTGA
- a CDS encoding alpha-L-arabinofuranosidase C-terminal domain-containing protein: MVALAKACGLSCSRWPGGCEAHRFEWKKTVGPLAERPNQKFGLPEFMRNCADIGAVAVITLGDFVITPEDAADIVEYLNSPNDGKNPNGGRDWAAVRAADGHPAPWGVVWFEFGNESDHGDHKGGKFTPKEYAGRFLATRRAMRGVDPRIKLGAVLENTSDGQVGPWTREVLKVTAKELDFAIHHCYVPGYDANDGKPPAEELFTIALAADAQIADLYRQLNALIRELTGRDDVPLAITEFNGSFVQERPTPYRHCLGNALVNAEVLRVLMQPEHRIALANHWQFANEYWGSVKGYKPPYVKRPNYYVFQLYHEHFGDVLIEADVACGRFESDGGFGVLPRHGHGQPGPFQLFPDDLLPKQDWALSPVKGAAHKIEDGVVAVEFDGSQDVNYYHAQKTMPAEPLAGYRLTGWVKTEGLTTGSGAGFQLGDGRGWLATHSAACSPSVVGTSDWTKIELDYVTLADAKDLQVICRRISGPGAVKGKAWYRGVQVQKFRPKSFGAAPLLTVNASKSRDGKTLFLMIVNKSLREPVPCAIEAVGFPIAEARAWALAGPGCDATNEREPLSVTVREQAATAEGGKVSLRLAPCSLTAVELRGRVSP; the protein is encoded by the coding sequence ATGGTGGCGCTGGCGAAGGCCTGCGGCTTGAGCTGCTCGCGCTGGCCCGGCGGCTGCGAGGCCCACCGCTTCGAATGGAAAAAGACAGTTGGCCCCCTCGCCGAACGCCCCAACCAGAAGTTCGGCCTCCCCGAGTTCATGCGGAACTGCGCCGACATCGGGGCCGTCGCCGTCATCACCCTCGGCGACTTCGTCATCACACCCGAGGACGCTGCCGACATCGTGGAATACCTCAATTCGCCCAACGACGGCAAGAACCCCAACGGCGGACGCGACTGGGCGGCGGTGCGCGCCGCCGACGGCCACCCGGCCCCCTGGGGCGTGGTCTGGTTCGAGTTCGGAAACGAATCCGACCACGGCGACCACAAGGGTGGCAAGTTCACGCCAAAGGAATACGCCGGCCGCTTCCTTGCTACCCGCCGCGCGATGCGCGGCGTGGACCCCCGCATCAAGCTCGGCGCAGTCCTGGAGAACACCAGCGACGGGCAGGTCGGCCCCTGGACCCGCGAGGTGCTCAAAGTCACCGCGAAGGAGCTGGATTTCGCCATCCACCACTGCTACGTGCCCGGCTACGACGCCAACGACGGCAAGCCGCCGGCCGAGGAATTGTTCACCATCGCCCTTGCCGCCGACGCGCAGATCGCCGACCTCTACCGCCAGCTCAACGCCCTCATCCGCGAGCTGACCGGCCGCGACGACGTGCCGCTGGCCATCACCGAGTTCAACGGCAGCTTCGTCCAGGAGAGGCCCACGCCCTACCGCCACTGCCTGGGCAACGCGCTCGTCAACGCCGAGGTGCTCCGGGTCCTGATGCAGCCCGAGCACCGCATCGCCCTAGCCAACCACTGGCAGTTCGCCAACGAATACTGGGGCTCCGTGAAGGGTTACAAGCCGCCCTACGTAAAGCGCCCCAACTACTACGTCTTCCAGCTTTACCACGAGCATTTCGGCGACGTGCTCATCGAGGCCGACGTGGCCTGTGGCCGCTTCGAGTCCGATGGTGGCTTCGGAGTCCTGCCCCGCCACGGCCACGGGCAGCCGGGCCCCTTTCAGCTCTTCCCCGACGACCTGTTGCCGAAGCAGGACTGGGCGCTCTCGCCCGTCAAGGGCGCCGCGCACAAGATTGAGGATGGGGTCGTAGCCGTGGAGTTCGACGGCAGCCAGGACGTGAATTACTACCACGCGCAGAAGACGATGCCAGCCGAGCCGCTCGCGGGCTACCGGCTCACAGGCTGGGTGAAGACCGAGGGGCTGACGACCGGCAGCGGCGCCGGCTTCCAGCTCGGCGACGGGCGCGGCTGGCTCGCCACCCACTCCGCCGCCTGCTCCCCCTCGGTCGTCGGCACGAGCGACTGGACTAAGATCGAGTTGGACTACGTGACACTGGCCGACGCGAAGGACCTTCAGGTCATCTGCCGCCGTATCAGCGGCCCTGGCGCAGTGAAGGGCAAGGCGTGGTATCGCGGGGTGCAGGTCCAGAAGTTCCGCCCCAAGAGCTTCGGCGCCGCGCCGCTTCTCACCGTCAACGCGAGCAAGAGCCGCGACGGCAAGACGCTCTTCCTGATGATCGTCAACAAGAGCCTTCGGGAGCCTGTGCCGTGCGCCATCGAGGCCGTGGGCTTCCCCATTGCCGAGGCGCGGGCCTGGGCGCTCGCAGGCCCAGGCTGCGACGCGACGAACGAGAGAGAGCCGCTCAGCGTCACCGTTCGAGAGCAGGCGGCCACGGCGGAAGGCGGCAAGGTGTCGCTCCGACTCGCGCCGTGCTCGTTGACAGCAGTGGAGTTGAGGGGAAGAGTCAGTCCGTGA
- a CDS encoding uroporphyrinogen decarboxylase family protein — MTDRERFVNCILGKPIDRVPFWLFWGGWGRTWQRWEREGKPAEVKDHRSFMKPDVPPCVVPVNYGPCPQFERKVLSEDDSYKVHVDHWGIVRRDYKRGESMCQFLKFPVAGRDEWERYKAEHLDPRHPDRLAGDWRQRCGEWMEKGYPIQLGSFPDVGIFGSVRWLLGDEEGLIAFHTEPDLVRDIMNHMTDVYLAVFGAVCDAGVRVDVIHIWEDMCGRQGPLISPAHWREFMGPCYRRIKAFADAHGIPIISVDTDGQPLLIVEPMMEAGVNYLWPFEVAAGCDVNFFRDRFPTLGMMGGIDKRALAKDPKAIDAELDRVWPAVLKGRYIPELDHGIPDDVSWHNYLHYAKEMKRRIVG; from the coding sequence ATGACCGACCGAGAGCGGTTTGTGAATTGCATTTTGGGCAAGCCGATTGACCGCGTGCCGTTCTGGCTGTTCTGGGGTGGGTGGGGCAGGACGTGGCAACGATGGGAGCGGGAGGGGAAGCCAGCCGAGGTCAAGGACCACCGCAGCTTCATGAAGCCCGACGTCCCGCCCTGCGTCGTGCCCGTGAACTACGGGCCGTGCCCGCAGTTCGAGCGAAAGGTGCTCTCCGAGGACGATAGCTACAAGGTCCACGTGGACCACTGGGGCATCGTGCGCCGCGACTATAAGCGCGGCGAATCAATGTGCCAGTTCCTCAAGTTCCCCGTCGCGGGCCGCGACGAGTGGGAGCGCTACAAGGCCGAACACCTCGACCCACGCCACCCAGACCGCCTGGCGGGCGACTGGCGACAGCGGTGCGGGGAGTGGATGGAGAAGGGCTATCCGATCCAGCTCGGCAGCTTCCCCGACGTGGGTATCTTCGGCTCGGTCCGCTGGCTCCTCGGCGACGAGGAGGGGCTGATCGCCTTCCACACCGAGCCCGACCTCGTGCGCGACATCATGAACCACATGACCGACGTCTACCTCGCCGTCTTCGGCGCGGTCTGCGACGCGGGGGTGCGGGTGGACGTGATTCACATCTGGGAGGACATGTGCGGGCGCCAGGGGCCGCTCATCTCGCCCGCCCACTGGCGCGAGTTCATGGGGCCGTGCTACCGCCGCATCAAGGCATTCGCCGACGCACACGGCATCCCCATCATCTCGGTGGACACCGATGGCCAGCCGCTGCTCATCGTCGAGCCGATGATGGAGGCGGGGGTGAACTACCTGTGGCCGTTCGAGGTCGCGGCGGGCTGCGACGTGAATTTCTTCCGCGACCGCTTCCCCACCCTCGGCATGATGGGCGGCATAGACAAGCGCGCCCTGGCCAAAGACCCCAAGGCGATTGACGCCGAGCTTGACCGCGTGTGGCCCGCCGTGCTCAAGGGCCGCTACATCCCCGAACTCGACCACGGCATTCCAGACGACGTGTCGTGGCACAACTACCTGCACTATGCGAAAGAGATGAAGCGAAGGATCGTAGGGTAA
- the uxaC gene encoding glucuronate isomerase, which translates to MADALITENFMLESQAAVRLFHEHARDLPIIDYHCHLPPAQVAEDHRFRSMTEIWLGGDHYKWRLLRTAGVPERLITGDASDWEKFAAWAATMPKLLRNPIYHWSHMELKRPFGISDRLLNADTAQGIWDECNALLAQPTFSARGIMRQMNVALVCTTDDPADSLEHHQKVAADASFPIQMLPAWRPDRAMAVDNPAVFRPWVEKLAAAANVHIKDIATFREALRKRHEFFHANGCRLSDHGIETFYAEPYAEFDLRGIFLRARAGAALEPAEVAQFKSAMLYEFAVMDFERGWTQQFHLCALRNNNRRLFQALGPDVGGDSIGEWPVAQPMSRFLGRLDEEGKLARTIVYSLNPTHNAVLATMIGNFQDGSVPGKLQVGSAWWFNDQADGMLEHLEAISNMSLLSPFVGMLTDSRSFLSYTRHEYFRRLLCNLLGGEIERGLLPRDFGLVGGLVRDVCFGNASRYFGFAGLPKV; encoded by the coding sequence ATGGCAGACGCGCTCATCACTGAGAACTTCATGCTCGAGAGCCAGGCCGCGGTTCGGTTGTTCCACGAGCACGCCCGGGACCTGCCGATCATTGATTACCACTGCCACCTCCCCCCCGCCCAGGTGGCCGAAGACCACCGCTTCCGCAGCATGACGGAGATATGGCTGGGCGGCGACCACTACAAGTGGCGGCTCCTCCGCACGGCCGGCGTGCCCGAACGCCTCATCACGGGCGATGCCTCCGACTGGGAGAAGTTCGCCGCCTGGGCTGCCACGATGCCCAAGCTCCTCCGCAACCCCATCTACCACTGGTCGCACATGGAACTCAAGCGCCCCTTCGGCATCAGCGACCGGTTGCTCAACGCCGACACCGCGCAGGGCATCTGGGACGAGTGCAACGCGCTCCTCGCCCAGCCCACCTTCTCGGCCCGCGGCATCATGCGGCAGATGAACGTCGCGCTCGTCTGCACCACCGACGACCCGGCCGACTCTCTGGAGCATCACCAGAAAGTGGCCGCCGACGCGAGCTTCCCCATCCAGATGCTCCCCGCCTGGCGGCCCGACAGGGCGATGGCGGTGGACAATCCCGCCGTCTTCCGCCCCTGGGTCGAGAAGCTGGCCGCCGCCGCGAACGTGCATATCAAAGACATCGCGACCTTCCGCGAGGCGCTCCGCAAGCGCCACGAGTTCTTCCACGCCAACGGCTGCCGCCTCTCGGACCACGGGATCGAGACCTTCTACGCCGAACCGTACGCGGAGTTCGACCTGCGCGGCATTTTCCTCCGTGCCCGCGCCGGAGCCGCCCTCGAACCCGCCGAGGTCGCCCAGTTCAAGTCCGCCATGCTCTACGAGTTCGCCGTGATGGACTTCGAGCGCGGCTGGACCCAGCAGTTCCACCTCTGCGCGCTGCGGAACAACAACCGCCGGCTCTTCCAGGCCCTCGGCCCCGACGTAGGCGGCGACTCCATCGGCGAATGGCCCGTCGCCCAACCAATGTCGCGCTTCCTCGGGCGCCTGGACGAGGAGGGCAAGCTCGCCCGCACTATCGTTTACAGCCTCAACCCGACGCACAATGCGGTCCTCGCCACGATGATCGGCAATTTCCAGGACGGCTCCGTGCCTGGCAAGCTCCAGGTGGGCAGCGCCTGGTGGTTCAACGACCAGGCCGACGGGATGCTCGAACACCTCGAGGCCATCTCGAACATGAGCCTCCTCAGCCCGTTCGTGGGCATGCTCACCGACAGCCGGTCGTTCCTCTCCTACACGCGGCACGAGTACTTCCGGCGCCTCCTGTGCAACCTGCTGGGCGGCGAGATCGAGCGGGGCCTGTTGCCGCGCGACTTCGGCCTCGTGGGCGGCCTGGTGCGCGACGTGTGCTTCGGCAACGCCTCCCGCTACTTCGGCTTCGCGGGCCTGCCGAAGGTCTGA
- a CDS encoding PQQ-binding-like beta-propeller repeat protein produces the protein MAGRVTCVLVLLTTLAAGEDWPQFRGPSGDGISRSANPPLEWSETKNIAWKTAIPGRGRSSPVVLGDRVWLTTAIESNVVRKRIGPDDMQAADHVALGAACLDRTTGRLLWHVTTFDVDKPPPVHWLNSWATPTPVAEPERLYCDFGSMGTACLDAETGKTLWTQRLPIDHMVGPGSSPILCQNLLILVRDGCDQQYVAALDKKTGETVWKTPRPPIEARPDLRKAFSTPLLIERDGTAQMIAVGARWAVCYEPATGKELWRVRHGNGWSLAPRPVADAERVYICTGAVVAQLAAIRLGGEGDVTPSHIAWRSSEIHYPIMPSPILVGKELYCVNDEGIVLCLDAATGQVVWRTRLGGPAMASPVFAAGRLYFWTSTGKSVVLKAGRQLERLAENALEGTLVASPAIVGDAIFLRTDTHLYRIENR, from the coding sequence ATGGCAGGTCGGGTCACATGCGTGTTGGTACTGCTGACCACACTGGCGGCGGGAGAAGACTGGCCGCAGTTCCGCGGCCCCTCGGGCGACGGCATCAGCCGCTCGGCCAACCCGCCCCTCGAATGGAGCGAGACGAAGAACATCGCCTGGAAGACGGCCATCCCCGGCCGCGGCCGCTCGTCGCCCGTCGTCCTCGGCGACCGCGTCTGGCTCACGACGGCCATCGAGTCCAACGTGGTGCGCAAACGCATCGGCCCCGACGACATGCAGGCCGCCGATCACGTGGCCCTCGGCGCCGCGTGCCTCGACCGCACCACGGGCAGGCTCCTCTGGCACGTGACGACCTTCGACGTGGACAAGCCGCCGCCCGTTCACTGGCTCAACAGTTGGGCCACCCCCACGCCCGTGGCCGAGCCGGAACGGCTCTACTGCGATTTCGGCTCGATGGGCACCGCCTGCCTCGATGCCGAGACCGGCAAGACCCTCTGGACGCAGCGCCTGCCCATAGACCACATGGTCGGCCCGGGCAGCTCGCCCATTCTCTGCCAGAACCTGCTGATCCTCGTGCGCGACGGGTGCGACCAGCAGTACGTCGCCGCGCTCGACAAGAAGACGGGCGAGACCGTGTGGAAGACGCCCCGCCCGCCCATCGAGGCGCGGCCCGACCTGCGAAAGGCGTTCTCCACGCCGCTGCTCATCGAGCGCGACGGCACGGCCCAGATGATCGCCGTCGGGGCGCGCTGGGCCGTCTGCTACGAGCCGGCGACGGGCAAGGAACTCTGGCGCGTGCGGCACGGCAACGGCTGGTCGCTGGCGCCGCGCCCCGTGGCCGATGCCGAACGCGTCTACATCTGCACCGGCGCCGTTGTCGCCCAACTCGCGGCTATTCGCCTCGGCGGCGAGGGCGACGTCACGCCGTCGCACATCGCCTGGCGGTCCTCGGAGATCCACTACCCGATCATGCCCTCGCCCATCCTGGTGGGCAAGGAACTCTACTGCGTGAACGACGAGGGGATCGTGCTGTGCCTGGATGCCGCCACGGGCCAAGTGGTGTGGCGCACGCGCCTGGGCGGCCCGGCCATGGCCTCGCCCGTCTTCGCCGCCGGCCGCCTGTACTTCTGGACCAGCACGGGCAAGAGCGTGGTGCTCAAGGCCGGCCGCCAGCTCGAGCGGCTCGCCGAGAACGCGCTCGAAGGCACCCTCGTCGCCTCGCCCGCCATCGTCGGCGACGCCATCTTCCTCCGCACCGATACCCACCTCTACCGCATCGAGAATCGTTGA
- a CDS encoding aldehyde ferredoxin oxidoreductase family protein translates to MPPTRHGELLEIDLSTGAIAPREVPEEILRRYLGGSGLAARLLYDELDPAIDPLAPGSPLVVMNGLLTGTPVLCCNKVCLCARSPLTGIWGESRAGGFFGAELARAGLGGILFRGQAQEPVYLWLRDGQAELRPATHVWGKDTFETAEMLRAETDPKAQVGAIGPAGEALVRFACVMFGGRDARAAGRTGMGAVMGAKRLKAIVARGTGSIAVARPDGLRAAMRAENPKARDDAGRLREFGTAGGVPVVEVAGDLPIKNWQLGSWEEGARRIAPQTTFARTLRGHYACFACPIRCGKRIRIPDGPFAGLEGHAPEYETVAGFGPLCLNDDPDTIAAANELCNRYGLDTISTSGAIAFAFEAAERGLLPTRAELSRRQSDQSYRPDESAAASSCHAPAWGNGAAILALVHQIARREGLGRLLGEGVRRAAEALGPETAAFAIQTKGLEFPYHDPRAFISMAADYATGSRGACHMESFSYMQGFGGPMPDFGIERGSVEPHEHDGAARHAALMQNLMAAYDALGMCKFVSRNGTGPSRLAEWLSLATGWVVSADDLMAAGERLFNLKRAYNLRCGIRGTDDRLPGRFTSLDRQTGGAAGSLPDMARLLPEYYTLRGWDERGFPTRDTLRRLGLDDVAADLEPLR, encoded by the coding sequence GTGCCGCCCACTCGCCACGGGGAATTGCTTGAGATTGACCTGAGCACAGGCGCCATCGCGCCGCGCGAGGTGCCGGAGGAGATCCTGCGCCGCTATCTCGGCGGCAGCGGCCTGGCGGCAAGGCTGCTCTACGATGAGCTGGACCCCGCGATTGACCCGCTTGCTCCCGGGTCCCCGCTGGTGGTGATGAACGGGCTGCTGACGGGCACGCCCGTCCTGTGCTGCAATAAGGTGTGCCTGTGCGCCCGCTCGCCGCTAACGGGGATTTGGGGCGAATCGAGGGCGGGCGGGTTCTTCGGGGCCGAGCTGGCCCGAGCGGGCCTCGGCGGCATCCTCTTCCGCGGCCAGGCGCAAGAGCCGGTCTACCTGTGGCTCCGCGACGGCCAGGCGGAGCTGCGGCCGGCGACACACGTGTGGGGCAAGGATACGTTCGAGACGGCGGAGATGCTCCGCGCCGAGACCGACCCGAAGGCTCAAGTGGGCGCCATTGGGCCAGCGGGCGAGGCCCTCGTGCGATTCGCCTGCGTGATGTTCGGCGGGCGCGACGCCCGGGCCGCCGGTCGCACGGGCATGGGCGCCGTGATGGGCGCGAAGCGCCTCAAGGCCATCGTGGCGCGCGGCACGGGCAGCATTGCTGTGGCAAGGCCCGATGGGCTTCGGGCCGCAATGCGGGCAGAGAATCCCAAGGCCCGCGACGACGCGGGGCGTCTCCGCGAGTTCGGCACCGCGGGCGGCGTGCCCGTGGTCGAGGTGGCCGGCGACCTGCCCATCAAGAACTGGCAGCTCGGCTCGTGGGAGGAGGGGGCGAGGAGGATCGCGCCGCAAACGACCTTCGCCCGCACCCTCAGGGGCCACTACGCCTGCTTCGCCTGCCCGATCCGCTGCGGCAAGCGCATCCGCATCCCCGACGGGCCGTTCGCCGGCCTCGAAGGCCACGCACCCGAGTACGAAACCGTGGCCGGCTTCGGGCCGCTGTGCCTCAACGACGACCCCGACACCATCGCCGCGGCGAATGAGCTGTGCAATCGCTACGGCCTCGACACGATCTCGACCTCGGGCGCGATTGCGTTCGCCTTCGAGGCTGCCGAGCGCGGGCTGCTGCCCACGCGGGCCGAACTCTCGCGCCGCCAGTCGGACCAGTCGTACCGGCCCGACGAGTCCGCTGCGGCGTCCTCCTGCCACGCGCCGGCCTGGGGCAACGGCGCCGCCATTCTGGCGCTCGTCCACCAGATCGCCCGCCGCGAGGGGCTGGGCCGCCTGCTCGGCGAGGGGGTGCGCCGCGCGGCCGAGGCCCTCGGCCCCGAGACGGCCGCCTTCGCCATCCAGACCAAGGGGCTCGAGTTCCCCTATCACGACCCGCGCGCGTTCATCTCGATGGCGGCCGACTACGCGACGGGCAGCCGCGGGGCCTGCCACATGGAGAGCTTCAGCTACATGCAGGGATTCGGCGGGCCGATGCCCGACTTCGGCATCGAGCGCGGCAGCGTCGAGCCCCACGAGCACGACGGCGCCGCCCGTCACGCCGCGCTCATGCAGAACCTGATGGCCGCCTACGACGCCCTGGGCATGTGCAAGTTCGTCTCCCGCAACGGCACGGGGCCGAGCAGGCTGGCCGAATGGCTTTCGCTGGCCACAGGCTGGGTCGTATCGGCCGACGACCTGATGGCGGCAGGCGAGCGCCTGTTCAACCTCAAGCGCGCCTACAACCTCCGCTGCGGCATTCGCGGCACGGATGACCGCCTGCCCGGTCGCTTCACGAGCCTGGATCGCCAGACGGGCGGCGCCGCCGGCAGCCTGCCCGACATGGCCCGCCTCCTCCCCGAGTACTACACCCTGCGTGGCTGGGACGAGCGCGGCTTCCCCACGCGCGACACGCTGCGCCGCCTCGGCCTCGACGATGTTGCCGCCGATCTCGAACCCCTGAGGTAG
- a CDS encoding type II toxin-antitoxin system VapC family toxin, giving the protein MKTRVYVETSVLSYLTARPSRDLLIAAHQQVTHEWWAVAHERFAVCTADLVAQEARKGDPEAAAQRLELIKGVLLLDLTEDVRTLADLYQRRTELPSDARVDLMHVALPVVHAIDYLVTWNCAHIANEKVIRRIAEVNREEDRFMPLIVTPEAFLQIMRRRNPMARDPIVEEVHQIRRQMLAECRGDFDKLFDRLMAAQTRRKGRLLPKPLRRKRRAVEAK; this is encoded by the coding sequence ATGAAGACACGGGTCTACGTGGAAACCTCGGTCCTCAGCTACCTCACGGCGCGCCCGAGCCGCGACCTGCTGATCGCCGCCCACCAGCAGGTGACGCATGAGTGGTGGGCCGTGGCCCACGAGCGGTTCGCGGTCTGTACCGCCGATTTGGTCGCTCAGGAGGCTCGCAAAGGCGACCCCGAAGCCGCGGCACAACGCCTCGAGCTGATCAAGGGGGTGCTACTCCTCGACCTGACCGAGGACGTGCGAACGCTGGCGGACCTCTACCAAAGACGAACCGAGTTGCCGTCCGATGCGCGGGTGGACCTGATGCACGTCGCTCTGCCGGTGGTTCACGCGATTGACTACCTGGTGACCTGGAACTGCGCGCACATCGCGAATGAGAAGGTGATCCGCCGGATCGCCGAGGTGAACAGGGAGGAGGACCGTTTCATGCCCTTAATCGTTACACCGGAAGCCTTCCTGCAAATCATGCGCAGGAGGAACCCCATGGCCCGAGACCCCATAGTGGAAGAGGTCCACCAGATCAGGCGGCAGATGCTGGCAGAGTGCCGGGGCGACTTCGACAAGCTGTTCGACCGACTCATGGCCGCACAGACGAGGCGCAAGGGTCGCCTTCTACCCAAGCCCCTGCGCCGCAAGAGGCGGGCTGTCGAGGCCAAGTAG
- a CDS encoding Gfo/Idh/MocA family oxidoreductase → MAVTRVGILGSGGWAGRYGAALQESKKVKLVAVAGGSRAPAYAEKLGIRHEPTVGALCEARDVDLVVIATPHGLHARHAVLAAEHGKHILVEKPMATSVAECDQMIKAADQAGVKLMVAHSRRFFPLVKQAKALLDEGAIGRILMLRQLFSHNARTFGTKEGHWMSDPRLSMGFFIGYGCHQLDMTLHLVGSRVRAVMARFGNYWADSPIENCGALFLDFESGAYSTFMEVCSMPNELKAWPPFPDYHEVNELIGERGLMLLRPYQKLALRNGRDGDDWKTLSELTWKEADNPTIFLREEVEALADAVANGTEPPVTAAEGRHCVEIIQAAYESSRTGKAVYLPL, encoded by the coding sequence ATGGCTGTCACACGCGTTGGCATCCTGGGCTCGGGCGGATGGGCGGGACGCTACGGCGCCGCGCTTCAGGAGTCCAAGAAGGTCAAGCTCGTGGCCGTCGCCGGCGGCAGCCGCGCCCCGGCCTATGCCGAGAAGCTCGGCATCCGCCACGAGCCCACCGTGGGCGCTCTGTGCGAGGCAAGGGACGTGGACCTCGTGGTCATCGCCACGCCGCACGGCCTGCACGCGCGGCACGCCGTCCTCGCCGCCGAGCATGGCAAGCACATCCTTGTCGAAAAGCCCATGGCCACGAGCGTGGCCGAGTGCGACCAGATGATCAAGGCGGCCGACCAGGCGGGCGTGAAACTCATGGTCGCCCACTCCCGGCGCTTCTTCCCCCTCGTGAAGCAGGCCAAGGCCCTCCTCGACGAAGGGGCGATAGGCCGCATCCTCATGCTGCGGCAGCTCTTCAGCCACAACGCCCGCACGTTCGGCACCAAGGAAGGCCATTGGATGAGCGACCCGCGCCTCTCCATGGGCTTCTTCATCGGCTACGGCTGCCACCAGCTCGACATGACACTCCACCTCGTCGGCTCGCGGGTTCGCGCTGTCATGGCCCGCTTCGGCAACTACTGGGCCGACAGCCCCATCGAGAACTGCGGCGCGCTCTTCCTCGACTTCGAGAGCGGCGCCTATAGCACCTTCATGGAAGTCTGCTCGATGCCCAACGAGCTCAAGGCCTGGCCCCCCTTCCCCGACTACCACGAGGTCAACGAGCTGATCGGCGAGCGCGGCCTCATGCTCCTCCGCCCTTACCAGAAACTCGCCCTCCGCAACGGGCGGGACGGCGACGACTGGAAGACCCTCTCCGAACTCACCTGGAAGGAGGCCGACAACCCGACCATCTTCCTCCGCGAAGAGGTCGAGGCCCTGGCCGACGCCGTAGCCAACGGCACCGAGCCCCCCGTCACCGCCGCCGAAGGCCGCCACTGCGTCGAGATCATCCAGGCCGCCTACGAATCCTCCCGCACCGGCAAGGCCGTCTACCTGCCGCTATGA